A portion of the Oreochromis niloticus isolate F11D_XX linkage group LG10, O_niloticus_UMD_NMBU, whole genome shotgun sequence genome contains these proteins:
- the rhogb gene encoding ras homolog family member Gb, translated as MQTIKCVVVGDGAVGKTCLLISYTTGAFPKEYIPTVFDNYSSQVTVDGRIISLNLWDTAGQEEYDRLRTLSYPQTNVFVICFSISSPASYENVKHKWHPEVSHHCPGVPILLVGTKSDLRNDAEIQRKLKEQNQAPVTHQQGAALARQIQAIRYMECSALNQEGIKEVFTEAVRAYLNPQPTVTKKPCVLL; from the exons atGCAGACTATAAAGTGTGTGGTTGTGGGTGACGGTGCTGTGGGGAAGACGTGCCTCCTTATATCCTACACCACCGGAGCGTTTCCCAAAGAGTACATCCCCACTGTGTTCGACAACTACAGCAGCCAG GTGACGGTGGACGGCAGGATCATCAGCTTGAACCTGTGGGACACGGCAGGGCAGGAGGAGTACGACCGGCTCAGGACGCTCTCCTACCCCCAGACCAACGTCTTCGTCATCTGCTTCTCCATCTCAAGCCCCGCCTCCTACGAGAATGTCAAACACAAGTGGCACCCAGAG GTGTCCCACCACTGTCCCGGCGTTCCCATCCTCCTGGTCGGCACGAAAAGCGACCTCAGGAACGATGCCGAGATTCAGAGGAAGCTCAAGGAGCAGAACCAGGCGCCGGTCACCCACCAGCAGGGCGCCGCCCTCGCCCGCCAGATCCAGGCCATCCGCTACATGGAGTGCTCCGCCCTCAACCAGGAAGGCATAAAGGAAGTGTTCACCGAGGCGGTGAGGGCGTACCTCAACCCGCAGCCCACCGTCACCAAGAAGCCCTGCGTCCTGCTGTAG